Part of the Notamacropus eugenii isolate mMacEug1 chromosome 5, mMacEug1.pri_v2, whole genome shotgun sequence genome is shown below.
GCCGATCATGGGGCCCACCTTGCCCACTCGCGCCAGGGCGGACCTTCGGTTGAGCCTGGTGTCCTTGAGGGCGAAGACGTGCACGGTGCCCTTGTCGCTGGAGGCGCAGAGGAAGGAGGAGTCGTGGCTGAAGTTAATGCAGTAGAGGGTGGCAGGGTCGGTGCCGCGCCGCAGCTCCACCAGCTTCTCCTTGGTCTGCGTGTCGAAGAGGCGGATGAGGGTGCCCTTCTGCGAGGCGGACGCCACCACGGTGCCCGGCTGGTTGAGGGACACGCAGGCCACCTCGCTCTGGTGCGCGTTGATGGTGAAGGGCGCCGACGACGTGCCGGGCTTGGTGCTCGCCAGGTCCACCAGCTGGAGGCTGCCGCATTTGTGGCCCGGGAAGACCAGCAGCTGCTTCTCCAGGCTGGGGCACAGATCGCACAGGCCCTTGGGGTTGTCGCGGGTGTCGAACTCGAACAGCTTCTGCGGGTCGTTGGGGAAGGAGTAGACGTAGATGCGGTTCCGCAGGACGATGACGATCTTGTCGTGCCGCATGCGCACGGCCAGGGCGGGCTTGGTGAAGGTGAACTCGAGCACCAGCTTGTCCTGGCTGTCCCGGCCCTCGCGGGCGTCGTCCCAGACCAGCACCGAGATCTCCGAGAACTTGGGGCTGCCGCCGCCGCCCACGATGGCCAGCAGGTTGGAGCGGTGCAGCATCTCCACCAGCGCCACGCTGCCCACCTGCTCGTGATCCAGGTGGCCCTTCTCCATCAGCGGCTCCACGTTGTAGATCCGGACGCCCGTCTCCATG
Proteins encoded:
- the WDR45 gene encoding WD repeat domain phosphoinositide-interacting protein 4, which translates into the protein MAQKPQLRGMTSLRFNQDQSCFCCAMETGVRIYNVEPLMEKGHLDHEQVGSVALVEMLHRSNLLAIVGGGGSPKFSEISVLVWDDAREGRDSQDKLVLEFTFTKPALAVRMRHDKIVIVLRNRIYVYSFPNDPQKLFEFDTRDNPKGLCDLCPSLEKQLLVFPGHKCGSLQLVDLASTKPGTSSAPFTINAHQSEVACVSLNQPGTVVASASQKGTLIRLFDTQTKEKLVELRRGTDPATLYCINFSHDSSFLCASSDKGTVHVFALKDTRLNRRSALARVGKVGPMIGQYVDSQWSLASFTVPAESACICAFGRNTSKNVNSVIAICVDGTFHKYVFTPDGNCNREAFDVYLDICDDDDF